One Sphingomonas sp. LHG3406-1 genomic window carries:
- a CDS encoding AMP-binding protein, with protein sequence MAAPDPRPRPLDHLALRGGLQAPALRVGAERWTYAALDEGAGRMAHRFLALGLRPGDRLASWMGKTAFACIAPLAAARAGLVHVPINPVLRRAQAEHILADSGARLLVANRARLETLEERPEQAIALEEWETGSDALPPSACEPERLAALLYTSGSTGRPKGVMLSHANLWLGAVSVAHYLGLGADDRTLCVLPLAFDYGQNQLHSTWAAGGEAIGFDYLLPRDVVRAVERTGATVLAGVPPLWVQLAEQAWGEAGASLRTLTNSGGHMPEPLVRRLRALFPQARLHLMYGLTEAFRSASLDPALVDEKPDSVGTAIPFAELSVRRADGSVAAPDEEGELVHGGPLVAQGYWNDPERTAQRFRDGPGGKEVWSGDRAAIGADRLLRIRGRDDAMIKVSGHRVSPSEVEEAAIASGAVEDCAAFGVKDERLGQRILLVAVARGEHSDERLRAWFAAELPAHLRPSEIRWMEALPLSPNGKIDRAALSLEVRP encoded by the coding sequence ATGGCTGCTCCCGATCCCCGTCCGAGGCCGCTCGACCATCTTGCCCTGCGTGGCGGGCTGCAAGCGCCGGCGCTGCGGGTCGGCGCGGAGCGCTGGACCTATGCGGCGCTCGACGAGGGGGCCGGGCGAATGGCGCATCGCTTCCTCGCGCTCGGGCTGCGGCCGGGCGACCGCCTAGCCAGCTGGATGGGGAAGACCGCCTTCGCCTGCATCGCGCCGCTTGCCGCCGCCCGCGCCGGGCTGGTGCACGTGCCGATCAATCCGGTGCTTCGCCGAGCGCAGGCCGAGCACATCCTTGCCGACAGCGGCGCGCGGCTCCTCGTGGCGAACCGGGCGCGGCTGGAGACGCTCGAGGAGCGGCCGGAGCAAGCGATCGCGCTGGAGGAGTGGGAGACAGGCAGCGATGCCTTGCCGCCCTCGGCCTGCGAGCCGGAGAGGCTGGCGGCCCTGCTCTATACCTCGGGTTCGACCGGGCGGCCCAAGGGCGTCATGCTCAGCCATGCCAATCTCTGGCTCGGCGCGGTGAGCGTGGCGCATTACCTCGGGCTCGGGGCCGACGACCGCACCCTGTGCGTGCTCCCGCTCGCCTTCGACTATGGCCAGAACCAGTTGCATTCGACCTGGGCCGCGGGCGGGGAGGCGATCGGGTTCGATTATCTCCTGCCGCGCGACGTCGTGCGGGCGGTCGAGCGGACGGGCGCCACCGTGCTCGCCGGCGTGCCGCCGCTGTGGGTGCAGCTCGCCGAGCAGGCGTGGGGCGAAGCAGGGGCGAGCCTCAGGACCCTGACCAACAGTGGCGGGCATATGCCGGAACCGCTGGTGCGGCGGCTGCGCGCGCTGTTCCCGCAGGCGCGGCTTCACCTCATGTACGGTCTCACCGAGGCCTTCCGTTCGGCGAGCCTTGATCCTGCCTTGGTCGACGAGAAGCCGGATTCGGTCGGCACGGCCATTCCGTTCGCCGAGCTGTCGGTACGGCGGGCAGACGGAAGCGTTGCGGCGCCGGACGAGGAGGGCGAGCTGGTGCACGGGGGACCGCTCGTGGCGCAGGGCTATTGGAACGATCCCGAGCGCACGGCGCAGCGCTTCCGTGACGGCCCAGGTGGCAAGGAAGTCTGGTCGGGCGACCGGGCGGCGATCGGCGCCGACCGCCTGCTGCGGATCAGGGGGCGCGACGATGCGATGATCAAGGTGTCGGGACACCGCGTGTCGCCGTCCGAAGTCGAGGAAGCGGCGATCGCGAGCGGTGCGGTGGAGGATTGCGCCGCATTCGGGGTGAAGGACGAACGGCTGGGGCAGCGCATCCTGCTGGTGGCGGTCGCCAGGGGCGAGCATTCGGACGAGCGGCTCAGGGCCTGGTTCGCCGCCGAGCTTCCGGCGCATTTGCGGCCGAGCGAGATACGGTGGATGGAGGCGCTGCCCCTGTCGCCCAATGGCAAGATCGATCGCGCGGCGTTGAGCTTGGAGGTGCGGCCATGA
- the radA gene encoding DNA repair protein RadA translates to MAKLKARYVCQACGSVQPRWQGQCPDCAEWNTLVQESAAPTVFSQKHDLQSGGRAIELVGLDAEVALPVRISTGIAEFDRAVGGGLVPGSAMLLAGDPGIGKSTLLLQVAAAVAAAGKGAVYVSGEEAVDQVRLRALRLGLGAAPVRLASVTSVRDILTTLQAESPPALLVIDSVQTMHSDLIEGAPGTVSQVRASTQELIRFAKERGTALILVGHVTKDGSIAGPRVLEHMVDAVLGFEGERSHQYRILRAVKNRFGGTDEIGVFAMEGAGLAEVPNPSALFLTRRDDPVSGTAIFPALEGTRPVLVEIQALTVRLASGATPRRSAVGWDSSRLAMLLAVLEARCGVSFATAEVYLNVAGGYKLQDPAADLAVAAALVSALSERPVPAEAVVLGEVALSGEVRPAAHTALRLKEAAKLGFEQAWVPGGVEASGIQVARFGQLRGLVEKVMGR, encoded by the coding sequence ATGGCCAAGTTGAAAGCTCGATACGTCTGCCAGGCCTGCGGGTCGGTCCAGCCCCGCTGGCAGGGGCAATGCCCCGACTGCGCCGAATGGAACACGCTGGTGCAGGAGAGCGCGGCGCCGACCGTGTTCAGCCAGAAGCACGACCTGCAGAGCGGCGGGCGGGCGATCGAGCTGGTCGGGCTCGATGCCGAGGTCGCGCTGCCGGTGCGCATTTCGACCGGCATCGCCGAGTTCGACCGGGCGGTCGGCGGCGGGCTGGTGCCGGGCTCGGCGATGCTGCTGGCGGGCGATCCGGGGATCGGCAAGTCGACCCTGCTGCTGCAGGTGGCGGCGGCGGTCGCCGCGGCCGGCAAGGGCGCGGTCTATGTGTCGGGCGAGGAAGCGGTCGACCAGGTCCGGCTGCGCGCGCTCCGGCTCGGTCTCGGCGCGGCGCCGGTACGGCTGGCGAGCGTCACCAGCGTGCGCGACATCCTCACCACCCTCCAGGCCGAGAGCCCGCCGGCGCTGCTGGTGATCGACAGCGTCCAGACCATGCATTCGGACCTGATCGAGGGCGCCCCGGGAACGGTCAGCCAGGTCCGCGCCAGCACGCAGGAGCTGATCCGCTTCGCCAAGGAGCGCGGCACGGCGCTGATCCTCGTCGGCCACGTCACCAAGGACGGCTCGATCGCCGGCCCGCGCGTGCTCGAGCATATGGTCGACGCCGTGCTCGGCTTCGAGGGCGAGCGCAGCCACCAGTATCGCATCCTCCGCGCGGTCAAGAACCGCTTCGGCGGGACCGACGAGATCGGCGTCTTCGCGATGGAGGGCGCGGGTCTTGCCGAGGTGCCGAACCCGAGCGCCCTGTTCCTCACCCGCCGCGATGATCCGGTCAGCGGCACCGCCATCTTCCCCGCGCTCGAGGGCACGCGCCCGGTGCTGGTCGAAATCCAGGCGCTGACCGTCCGGCTGGCGAGCGGGGCGACCCCGCGGCGCTCGGCGGTCGGCTGGGACAGCTCGCGCCTCGCCATGCTGCTGGCGGTGCTGGAGGCGCGCTGCGGGGTCAGCTTCGCCACCGCCGAAGTTTATCTCAATGTCGCCGGCGGCTACAAATTGCAGGATCCCGCGGCCGACCTGGCCGTGGCGGCGGCACTGGTCTCGGCGCTGAGCGAACGGCCGGTGCCGGCCGAAGCGGTGGTGCTCGGCGAAGTCGCGCTGTCGGGCGAGGTCCGTCCGGCCGCCCATACGGCGCTGCGCCTCAAGGAAGCGGCCAAGCTCGGCTTCGAGCAGGCATGGGTGCCGGGCGGGGTCGAGGCCAGCGGCATCCAGGTCGCGCGCTTCGGCCAGCTGCGCGGGCTGGTCGAGAAGGTGATGGGGCGGTGA
- a CDS encoding pyridoxal-dependent decarboxylase, exosortase A system-associated gives MKAMGPTPTDFRADEDGHLLIGRAPGMVRRATDLAVDAGPVFAYDWSVAKARIDRFRAAMPAEVALHYAVKANPFGPLLQKFAGEVDGFDLASMGELQRLEEALGRHSAPSDPPGPSNAPSTVNRYGPTSATRFAFPVSFAGPGKRDEELRYGLERRITFQVESEAELERLLRVSAAAGGSAAAGAAAAASPVVLGGSEIAARRPRVAVRVNPPFGLKGSGMKMGGLASQFGVDHELVPGLVRRIVEAGAEWRGLHVYAGSQSLSAEALIEMQRATVALAGEIAEELGLTPPEVNLGGGFGIPYFPGDRPLDVAAVGAALEETLAERSAILRDTNFIVELGRWLVGECGVYLTRVVDRKVSRGKTFLVVDGGLHHMLAASGNFGQLLRRNYPVAVANRFGAEPEEEVTIVGCLCTPLDLLADEVMLPRAEVGDVIAIFCAGAYGLTASPQAFLSQGAAREVLV, from the coding sequence ATGAAGGCGATGGGACCGACCCCGACGGACTTTCGGGCGGACGAGGATGGCCACCTGCTGATCGGGCGCGCGCCTGGCATGGTGCGCCGCGCGACCGATCTCGCCGTCGACGCCGGTCCGGTCTTCGCCTACGACTGGTCGGTCGCCAAGGCGCGCATCGACCGCTTCCGCGCCGCCATGCCGGCAGAGGTGGCGCTCCATTATGCGGTGAAGGCCAACCCCTTCGGTCCCCTGCTGCAGAAGTTCGCGGGGGAAGTGGACGGCTTCGACCTCGCCAGCATGGGCGAACTGCAGCGCCTGGAGGAAGCGCTTGGCCGGCACTCCGCCCCCTCCGATCCGCCCGGCCCGTCCAACGCTCCGAGCACTGTCAATCGGTACGGCCCCACCAGCGCCACCCGCTTCGCCTTCCCCGTCAGCTTCGCCGGGCCCGGCAAACGCGACGAAGAGCTGCGGTACGGACTTGAAAGGCGAATCACCTTTCAAGTCGAGAGTGAAGCTGAGTTGGAACGCTTGCTGAGGGTGTCAGCGGCAGCGGGAGGGTCGGCTGCGGCCGGGGCTGCGGCTGCGGCTTCCCCTGTGGTCTTGGGAGGTAGTGAAATTGCGGCACGGCGGCCGCGGGTGGCGGTGCGGGTGAACCCGCCGTTCGGGCTCAAGGGCTCGGGCATGAAGATGGGCGGACTGGCGAGCCAGTTCGGGGTGGACCACGAGCTCGTGCCGGGCCTGGTGCGGCGGATCGTCGAAGCCGGGGCGGAATGGCGCGGGCTGCATGTCTATGCGGGCTCGCAGTCGCTGAGCGCCGAAGCCTTGATCGAGATGCAGCGGGCGACGGTGGCGCTCGCCGGCGAGATTGCCGAGGAGCTGGGCCTCACGCCACCGGAAGTGAACCTCGGCGGCGGGTTCGGGATTCCCTATTTCCCGGGCGACCGGCCGCTCGACGTCGCGGCGGTGGGCGCAGCGCTCGAGGAGACTTTGGCGGAGCGGTCGGCGATCCTGCGCGACACCAACTTCATCGTCGAGCTCGGCCGATGGCTGGTCGGCGAATGCGGGGTCTATCTGACGCGGGTGGTCGACCGGAAGGTCAGCCGCGGCAAGACCTTCCTCGTGGTCGACGGCGGGCTCCACCACATGCTGGCGGCGAGCGGGAACTTTGGCCAGCTGCTTCGGCGCAATTACCCGGTGGCGGTGGCCAACCGCTTCGGTGCCGAGCCGGAAGAGGAAGTGACCATCGTCGGCTGCCTCTGCACCCCGCTCGACCTGCTGGCCGACGAGGTCATGCTGCCCCGGGCCGAGGTGGGCGACGTGATCGCCATCTTCTGCGCCGGGGCCTACGGCCTCACCGCGAGCCCCCAGGCATTCCTGAGCCAGGGGGCCGCGCGGGAGGTTCTGGTCTAG
- a CDS encoding alpha/beta hydrolase: protein MPYAKGKDGTMLYYKDWGQGDPVVLLHGWPLTGDTFDDLAIKLVDAGKRCIIPDRRGFGRSDQPWTGYDYDTFADDVAAILEEADINQPVALVGFSMGGGEVARFLSKQGKGRVSAAVLASSVVPKVAQSDDWPDGVPQSKLDQITAEMKTDRAGFLKTFLHQFYGWGVLSRPVSEGVIDAGFHQAIQAGARPTYAAAEAWAMTDFRPDLPAFEGVPTLILHGTSDQNVPIEGTGRKVAEALPHATLIEYDGSPHGIFETDKERFCRDVTEFLTRETRGTSADTSASAIPLNS from the coding sequence ATGCCCTATGCCAAAGGTAAGGATGGCACGATGCTCTATTACAAGGACTGGGGCCAGGGCGACCCCGTCGTGCTGCTTCACGGCTGGCCGCTGACGGGCGACACGTTCGACGATCTCGCGATCAAGCTGGTGGACGCCGGCAAGCGCTGCATCATCCCCGATCGCCGCGGCTTCGGCCGGTCCGACCAGCCGTGGACCGGTTATGACTATGACACGTTCGCCGACGACGTCGCCGCTATCCTCGAGGAGGCGGACATCAACCAGCCGGTGGCGCTGGTCGGCTTCTCGATGGGCGGCGGCGAGGTCGCGCGCTTCCTCTCCAAGCAGGGCAAGGGCCGGGTCAGCGCGGCGGTGCTGGCGAGCTCAGTGGTGCCCAAGGTGGCGCAGAGCGACGACTGGCCGGACGGCGTGCCCCAGTCGAAGCTCGACCAGATCACGGCCGAGATGAAGACCGACCGGGCCGGCTTCCTCAAGACCTTCCTTCACCAGTTCTACGGCTGGGGCGTCTTGTCCCGTCCGGTCAGCGAAGGGGTGATCGACGCCGGCTTCCACCAGGCGATTCAGGCCGGTGCCCGCCCGACCTATGCCGCGGCCGAAGCCTGGGCGATGACCGACTTCCGTCCCGACCTGCCCGCTTTCGAAGGCGTTCCGACGCTGATCCTCCACGGCACCAGCGACCAGAACGTCCCGATCGAGGGCACCGGCCGAAAGGTCGCCGAGGCGCTGCCGCATGCGACGCTGATCGAATATGACGGCAGCCCGCACGGCATCTTCGAGACCGACAAGGAGCGCTTCTGCCGCGACGTGACGGAATTCCTCACCCGCGAGACGCGCGGCACCAGCGCCGACACCAGCGCCAGCGCCATCCCGCTGAACAGCTAG
- a CDS encoding acyl carrier protein, whose protein sequence is MAAKPNPSPNAGHDDALRALLAETLGLTEARVAGFDADTELFGALPEFDSMAVANLLTGIEERFGVLIEDSDVEAEDFATYGSLRAFVERLAA, encoded by the coding sequence ATGGCGGCCAAGCCCAACCCCTCGCCCAACGCGGGCCATGACGATGCGCTCCGCGCCCTGCTCGCCGAGACGCTCGGCCTGACCGAGGCGCGCGTCGCCGGCTTCGATGCCGACACCGAGCTGTTCGGCGCCCTGCCGGAGTTCGACTCCATGGCGGTCGCCAACCTCCTCACCGGTATCGAGGAAAGGTTCGGCGTGCTGATCGAGGACAGCGACGTCGAAGCCGAGGACTTCGCCACCTACGGCAGCCTGCGGGCCTTCGTGGAGCGGCTCGCCGCATAA